GCATTACTTGTTTTAAGGCTAATATCCTAAAAACGTAACGAGATGTTTCGCTATTTAAAAGCAAATCGTAATAATTATCTACACCCTGAAAAGTAAGCTGTCTATCTACTCCCGCCGATCCAGCATTGTACGATGCTGCCGCCAAAGTCCAAGAGCCAAACTTTTCCTTAGCTTTTAATAAGTACTCGCATGCTGCCTCTGTCGATTTTTCCAAATGGTAACGTTCATCCACAATATCATTAATCTCTAAACCGTATTGCTTACCCGTTGCAGGCATAAATTGCCAAACACCTCTAGCACCTGCTGGCGATACTGCATTTACCAAACCACTCTCGGCAACAGCTAAGTATTTAAAATCGTCGGGTACGCCGTTTTTCTTTAAAATGGGTTCTATAACAGCAAAGGCGCGGTTAGCTCGTTTTATAATAATTTGGGTAGTAGCATGTAAGTTAGAGTTTACAAGTAACTCCCTATCAAAACGTTCTCTAACATCAGCAATATTAAGCGGAGTAGCCTCACCCGCAAAATCAATAGTAGCAGGGAAATAATAACCGTTAGTTACCTCTGCATCCGTTCCTTTATCATTCAAATTGTTAGATGATACAGCATGTATCATAAATCCGCTAACCAGTACTACCGATGTTATTACGGCTGTTTTTTTAACCCATTTCATAGCTTTGTAATTTTTTATAATTAAAAATAATAGTCTATACATAAGGTAACCTTAGTGTTGTTACCTACTGAGGTAAAGTTACAAAAATGAAGCCAATTACTCCTCCCTGAGTATAATTTCTGGAAGATTTTCGTTAAACCATTTTACTTTATTAATAATCATAATATGTGTACCTCCTTCTATGGCAATATAATCTGTTTTTAGGTATTGCGGAGGGAAAACACCATCCGCAGTACCGTGAATATGTATTATATTGGGGTTGGGTTCTGCCCTGTCCCAAAGTATTATGGTCTTAAACGCCCAATCGAGGTATTTCTTATCACGTACCGACAGATACTTTTCATACAATCGTAATCGTTTTGCTATAAAACTATTGCCATTGGCAAAACGGGCTACCCAGTGTACGCGCTCCATAAGTGCAGTTGGGAAAACCTTATAAGCCCTAACCATCTTAGCAAAGCGCATTCTGCGCGGAAACTCGGTATTACACTTTACACTCGATACTATAATTACTTTTCGTGCCTCAATAACCTCAGCTATTTCTTGTACAAGTACCCCACCAAACGAAACACCTATTAAAACAGGGTTATTATGTGTTATGGTAGCCGCTATACGTTGCGCATAATGCCGTAAGGATTCTTCGGGTTCTGGGAGTACCCATTCTAAAAAAAACACCTCAAATGTAGCTTCGGGTAACTTTATATTTTCAAAAATAACAGGGCTTGCTGCTAAGCCCGGCATAAGATAAACTGGGATTCTTTCCATACAATGAGTATGTTTTAACGCTTTTTCGACCGTATTTGTCGATTTTTATTACGAAATTTGTATAAAATTAAAATTTTTATTCCATCCAGCGCATTCATATAATTTTAATTTATTAATAAATTACAAAAGTACCACTGAAGCAGAATTATAAGCTATGGAAATTAAAGACAACGAATTTCAGAGACAGTTCGAAACTACATTGGATGATGGGACAACGTTATCAGTAGAATATTCTTTACAGGAACGAAAAATTTTTCTTACCCGCATTAATACTCCAGAGGGCTTTGAAGATGACGATAGTGTTAGCGAATTTATTAAAGCAATATTAGATACTGCTGAAGAAAGACGTTTACGTGTAGTACCTGTGCACCCCAAAACGGCTGCTTTTTTCAAGAAAAACCCAGGATATAAGGAGTTACTCCCTCCGGGAATTCGTATTTAAATGAGTGGCTACCCGTGCTTATTATGCATGTGTTTTTTTACCACACAAAACGTTTGAATGGATAAAATAGAAATTTGAATTAAGCAAGGTTACAATAGCCAAAAGAGATGTTGTATTAGAAACATAATGCTTAATTTATGTATACTGGCTGATTAACAAACTCCATACGTACAATACCATCGTCGTCAATTTTGGTAAGTTGTATTTTGTGTAGTGTATTTACCAACTCAGGATTCCAAGGTGTTTTTACTTTTACGTAATTCTCGGTAAAACCGTGTATGTATCCTTCTTTATTTTCGCTTTCAAACAATACCGTACGTGTGGTGCCTAATTGGCTCTCGTAAAAAGCCCTACGCTTTTTAACCGATAGTCCACGTAACATTTTACTACGCTTGCTACGTACATTGTTGGGTACTACACCCTCCATTTCGGCGGCAGGTGTATTATCGCGCTCACTATACGTAAATACGTGTAGGTACGATATATCTAGGCTATTGAGGTAATTGTAGGTTTCTAAAAAATGTTCATCTGTTTCTCCCGGAAAACCTACTATAACATCTACACCAATACAGGCATGAGGCATAACTCGGCGTGTTTGTGCAACACGGTCGGTATATACTTCGCGCATGTAGCGTCGGCGCATTAATTTTAGTATATCATTACTACCACTTTGTAAGGGTATATGAAAATGCGGTACAAAAGTTCGGCTTTGCGCCACAAAATCAATCGTTTCGTTTTTTAATAAGTTCGGTTCAATAGAGGATATGCGCAAACGCTCTATACCCTCCACTTCATCTAGTGCTTGTACCAACTCATAAAAAGTATGCTCGTGTTTTTTATTACCAAACTCACCTTTACCATAGTCCCCTATATTTACCCCTGTAAGTACAATTTCTTTAATGCCTTTAGCAGAAATTTCGGCAGCATTATGCAGTACATTTTGTAGTGTATCGCTACGCGAAATACCGCGTGCCAAAGGTATGGTACAGTAGGTACACTTATAATCGCAGCCATCTTGCACTTTTAAAAAAGCACGGGTACGATCGCCAATGGAGTAACTCCCTACATAAAAATCAGCTTCTGATATTTCGCACGAATGTACCTCGCCCATATCGTTTTTAGACAGGTCGTTGATGTAGTCTGTAATCTTAAATTTTTCGGTAGCACCCAAAACAAGGTCAACACCATCTACAGCAGCCAATTGTTCGGGTTTTAACTGGGCATAGCATCCTACGGCTGCTACAAAGGCTTTATCGTTCTTCTTCAGTGCTTTTTTAACTACCTGTTTAAACTGTTTATCGGCATTTTCGGTAACCGAACACGTGTTTATAACATAAATATCCGCAGCATCTTCAAAATCAACACGGTCAAAACCTTCATCCTGAAAATTACGGGCAATAGTAGATGTTTCTGAAAAATTCAGTTTACATCCTAGTGTATAAAAGGCAACTTTTTTCCTGTTTTCCATAATTATAAGCCAGCGTCTCAAATAAGGGTGCAAATTTACATACAATTTGGCAGTAAATAAAATCGTCAATTGATTATATTTGTATCATACAATAAACACACGGCTAATGCAATCGCTTCAAATACAAAAGGATAAACTTTCACTTATTGAATGGATAACACAAATAGAAGATGTTGTTGTACTCAATAAACTAAAGGCTATAATGACTGAAGATGAAAATAGTAATTTCTTATTATCTGAGGAGCAGCAACTAATTTTAAAAGAGACTGCCAAAAAATATCATTCGGGAGAAGAACGCACTTATACTTGGCAGGAAATTAAAGCTAATGCTGCTGAATTAAAAAAAAATATTAATGAAAAGAAAGCATAAGATGGTATTTACATCACGTGCTAATAATGATATACTTGATGCTTTTAATTACTACGAATCTGCACAAAAAGACTTAGGAAATTATTTTCTTGATTCGTTGGAAAACAGTTTTATTTCTATCAAAAACAGCCCTGATATTTATAAGTTTGTTTATAAATCGTTTCAGCAAGCAAAAATAAAACGTTTTCCGTATGTAATAGTATTTGAGTGTAGAGGTAAAGAAATACTCATACTCACTGTTTTTAATACCTATCAAAATCCAATAAAGAAAATAATCTAAATTGATAAAAAATAGCATTGCCACTTTACTAACTTTATTACTCACCATTATATTTTTTTCCTGTGGTGGAGAACAAAATAAAAAGCGTGACCATCTGGTTTTTAGGTACAATGAAAATGCAGCCGTTAACTCGTTAGATCCTGCTTTTTCGCGTACACGCCCTTCAATATGGGTTTGTAACCAGTTATTTAGCGGATTAGTACAACTTGATGATAAGCTCAACATACAACCCGATATTGCCAAACGCTGGGAGATTTCGCCCAACGGTAAAACATATACTTTTACACTAAGAGATGATGTGTATTTCCATAGAAATGGAGTGTTTGGCACGGATAGTACACGTACGGTAATAGCACAAGATTTCGAGTATAGTCTTAATCGTTTATTAGACGAAAACGTTGCGGCACCAGGCAGATGGATATTACAAAATGTAGCTGATTTTAAAGCTGTAAATGATACCATATTCCAGATACAACTTAATAAAACATTTCCTGCCTTTTTAGGCTTGCTTACCATGAAATACGCATCGGTAGTACCACATGAAGCTTTTGAAGCAGCAGGGTACGATTTTAGAGCCAACCCTATTGGTACAGGTGCATTCCAATTTAAAATCTGGGAGGAGAACGTAAAATTAGTCCTCCGAAAAAACCCATTGTATTACGAAAAGGATGAAGAAGGTGTACAGCTCCCCTACCTTGAAGCTGTAGCGATTACCTTTTTACCCGATAAGCAAAGTGGCTTTTTACAGTTTGTACAGGGTAGACAGGATTTAGTTTCGGGATTAGACCCATCGTATAAAGATGAAATTGTAACTCCTAAAGGTAAATTGCAAGCCAAATACAATGATGAGGTAGACATGATTACAGGACCTTATTTAAACACCGAGTATATTGGTTTTAGGTTGGATGGTGCTAACGATGCCGTAAAGGACAAGCGGATTAGACAGGCTATGAATTATGGTTTTGACCGCGAAAAAATGGTAATGTACCTCCGTAATGGTATGGGTACGCCCGCAATATATGGTATGATACCTACGGGGCTTGGCGGATATGGCACGACAGGTTATAATTATAATCCTGAAAAGGCACGTAAATTAATAGCTGAATATAAAAGTGAGAATGGAAATGCCAATTTGGATATACAAATGAGTACAAGTGCCTCGTACCTTGATATTGCTGAGTATTTACAGCGCGAATGGCAAAAAATAGGGCTTACGGTTGCTGTAGATGTAAACCCGCCTTCTACATTAACGCAATCCATATCTAACGGGAAAGTGTCGTTTTTTAAAGCGAGTTGGATAGCTGATTATCCTGATGCCGAAAATTACCTTTCATTATTTTACAGCAAGAATTTTTCGCCAGGTGGTCCTAACTATACTCATTTTAAGAATGAGGATTTTGACAGGTTGTACGAAAAAGCTTTTACGGTTATTAACGATAAGGAACGGTATGCTTTATATAAAAAAATGGATGCTATTGTAATGGAAGAAGCTCCTGTTGTGCCTTTGTTTTACGATAAAGCAGCACGATTTACTACTAAAGATGTAGCAGGGCTAGGTATTAACCCGTTAAATTTATTGGTACTGAAAAAGGTAAAAAAGAATTGATTATTACCTGCTCCTATTACGCCTATTTTTTCGGTACTGCCAAGGGGCTACAGGGTTTTTAGCCGACCATAACCCTACTTTTTCGACTCTAGCCTTATTTTCCATTTCGGCTAAGGCGTCACTATCCGAGTAATCTTTGTAATGCCATGCCAAACCTGCTTGTATAAGTGCTTCGTTTACATTAATACCTTCTTTGGTAATTACTGTACCTACTACCCTACCATAACGGTCGCGCTTACCACCCGATGCCACAGTTACTATTTTTCCGAAGCATAAATCGGATGCATATTTTTTAGCTGCTTTGCCAAAAGCTTGTTTCTTTTCAGGGCAATCAATTTCGGCAAGGCGTACCCGTTCAGCATAGCCTTCATATAGTACATCAAATGTATCACCATCGCTAATACCTACCACCTTTCCAGTAAAGGTTTTTAAACTCCGAAATGGTTTCTTGGCTTTTTTATAGTTCTTTTCTACATAACCATCCCTACCTGTATTGCTTTTATTATCATTGTTTCTAACTACAGAATAAATGGAAACAATTAATAATACTATTATAACCCAAATAGGATATTTTCTGCTACGCCCGCCTCGGTGCTGCCGCTTTGCCATAGTGTATTACTTACTATTCTTTACGCCATTTTTTCGTCTCTTCAAAAATATGTTCCATTATAGCAGCATCTTCTGGAGTAAAAGCAACCTTGCGTCGTGCCATTACTATTTCGGCAGTAATAAACGCTTTTTTGGTAATGTATGTTGTAAAACCTGATGCGCCACCCCATGAGAAACTTGGCACAAAGTTGCGCGGGAATCCGCTACCAAATATATTGGTGCTTACTCCTACTACTGTACCTGTATTAAACATGGTGTTAATGCCACATTTACTATGGTCGCCCATCATAAGCCCACAAAACTGTGTTCCTGTTTTGGCAAAACCTTCTTTCTCGTAGCTCCAAAGTTTAACTTCGTCGTAGTTGTTTTTAAGGTTGGAGTTATTCGTATCGGCACCAAGGTTACACCATTCGCCTAATACTGAGTTTCCTAAAAAGCCATCGTGCCCTTTGTTAGAGTACCCAAATAATACCGAATTATTTACCTCTCCTCCAATGCGCGAGTGGGGTCCTACCGTAGTAGCACCGTACACTTTAGTAGCTAGTTTTACTTGTGCACCCTCGCATAATGCAAAAGGACCTCGTATAACCGAGTTTTCCATAATCTCGGTATCTTTACCAATGTATATTGGTCCTCCAGAGGCATTTAAGGTTACAAACTCTAACTTTGCGCCCTTTTCTATAAAAATATTTTCAGGAGCTATTGTATTTATACTGGTAGGTATAGGCTGCGAAGTTCTGCCCTCTGTAAGCAATGCAAAATCTTCACGAATGGCAGCATCATTTTTCTGGAATATATCCCAAGTATTTTCCAATCGTAAACAATTTTCGGTGTACTCTATACTTTCGTAAGTATCAAAATCTACTTCCTCCTGTGTGTCTTTCGTATAAAAGGCAATCACTTCTTCACCATGAAATATAGCTTGGTTTTCCTTAAGCCCCTGTATCATGGCTACCATATCTACCGTAGGTAAAAAAGAGGCATTTATCATAATATTTTCCTCCATCTCTACCATAGGGTACTTTTGCATTAAATATTCCTCAGTAAGCGTTGTGGTAGTATAACCCAAATGCTTTTCCCATTTTTCTCTAATGGTTAATATCCCCATTCTAATATCGGCTACAGGGCGTGTAAACGTAAAAGGTAATAACGCGTTGCGTACAGTTCCGTCAAAAAGTATATAGTTCATGGTTGTAGTGTTTGTGGCTCAAAAATAGGTAATAAAGTTTTAAAATTATAAAGAATAGTTATACTAATGATTTGGCAACAATAAACTGCAAATAAAAAAGCCTCCCTAAAATTAGGAAGGCTTTTGATATGATTTAAAATCCAGAAATTACTTTTTGAATTTTGCGTATTTGTTTTTGAACTTGTCAATACGTCCTGCGGTATCGATAAGTTTAGATTTACCTGTATAAAATGGGTGTGATGTTCTGGAAATTTCCATTTTCACTACCGGATATTCAACTCCGTCTACTTCAATTGTGTCTTTCGTGTCTGCTGTAGATTTAGTAATAAATACGTCATCGTTTGACATATCTTTGAATGCTACTAATCTGTAATTTTCTGGGTGAATACCTTTTTTCATCTTTACGTAAATTTTATTCTGTTATGGTTGTAGTTTTATTTTGCGGCTTCCTTCTTTTAAGGAAGGTGTAAATAAGCATACAACTTTTTATTTTAAATTATTTAAATTTCAGAGTGCAAAAGTACAACTATTTTTTTAATATCAAATACTTATAATTGATTTTTTAGCGTGTAACATACGTTTGTTTTCCGCGACACATTATATTGTAATTAGTATATTTGTAACCTTAAAACTAACCATTATTATGAAAGAAGCAATTAAAAAGAATGGAATTAATTTCGGTATTATAATCGGTGTTGTATCTATTTTAATAAGTACCCTACTATATATTATTGACCTAGAGCTTATGGTTAGCATTTGGGTAGGTATTATTATTTTCCTTGTAAGCTTGGGTATTGGCATATTTGCAGTAGCAAAATCTAAAAAAGAACTTGGCGGATTTATTAGCTTTAAAGAAGCCTTTACTGTATTTTTTATAAGTATGGCTATTAGTGCTGCTATTAGTAATTTATTTATGTACGGACTTTTTAATTTTGTAGACCCTGATGCTAAAGCAGAATTATCGGAGTTGGTAATTAAAAAAACGGTTACTATGATGCAAGATATGGGTGCTCCTTCTGACAGTATTAAGGAAACAGCCAAACAACTGAAAGAAACAGATAACTTTAGTCCGCTTTCATTACTTAAATCGTATGTAGGTGGTCTTGTTTTTCATATCATTATCGGGCTTATTGTAGCTGCTGCAATGAAAAAAAATAAGCCTGAGTTCGAAAACTAGATGAATCTATCCATAGTTATACCCTTACTCAACGAAGAGGAATCACTCAGCGAACTACATCAGTGGATTGTTACCGTAATGACGGCTAATAACTATAGCTACGAAATTATTTTTATAGATGATGGTAGCACCGATAGTTCGTGGCAAAAAATAACACACCTTTCCAAAACCAATAAAAATGTAAAAGCCATACGCTTTTTGCATAATTATGGCAAATCGCAGGCATTGCACGCTGGTTTTGCTAAGGCACAAGGGGAAGTTATTATTACTATGGATGCCGATTTACAGGATAGCCCAGAAGAAATTCCAGCATTATATGATATGGTAATGCATAAAGAATTTGACTTGGTATCGGGTTGGAAAAAAAAGCGGTACGATTCGGTATTAACTAAAAATATGCCCTCAAAACTTTTTAACTGGGCGGCACGCAAAACATCGGGGGTAAAACTACACGATTTTAATTGCGGATTAAAAGCCTACAAAAATACCGTAGTAAAAAACATAGAGGTATCGGGAGAAATGCATCGTTATATACCTGTATTAGCCAAAAATGCAGGTTTTAGCAATATTGGCGAAAAAGTAGTAGTACACCAAGCCCGAAAATATGGTACCACCAAATTTGGTATGGAACGCTTTATAAATGGCTTCTTGGATCTTATCACTATTTGGTTTATATCGCGCTTTGGCAAACGCCCTATGCATCTTTTTGGTGCCTTGGGGGTACTTATGTTTGTTATAGGATTACTATCGGCTGTATATATTGGTATTACCAAACTTTATAAACTATACAATAACGAACCTGCAATATTAGTAACCAGTAACCCTTGGTTTTATATTGCTCTTACTACCATGATTATAGGTACACAATTATTTTTGGCAGGCTTTCTGGGCGAAATAATTTTGCGTACTAAAAACAACGAGGAACGATATAAGGTAAGTGAAACACTGTAACTGAAAATAATTTGTATCTTCATTTTATAAAAACCAACCAATAATTTTACATAACAAAACTATTATGGATATTGATAAATCAATACTAGAAAAAGTAAACGTATGGCTAACGCCAGATTTTGATACCGATACACAAAATACAATTCGGGAGATGATGACAGCATCGCCCAAAGAACTAGAGGAAAGTTTTTATAAAAACCTTGAATTTGGTACAGGTGGTATGCGTGGTATTATGGGACCTGGTACCAACCGTATTAATAAATATACGTTAGGTAAAGCTACACAAGGATTATCTGATTATATAAAAAAATCATTCCCTAACGAGCAGGCTAAAGTAGCTATAGCTTACGATTGCCGCCATAATAGTGATACGCTTGCTAAAGTGGTTGCCGATGTCTTTTCGGCAAACGGAATAAAAGTATTCCTGTTTTCCGATATGCGCCCAACACCAGAGCTTTCATTCGCATTAAAACATTTAGATTGCCATGCAGGTATTGTACTTACAGCATCGCACAACCCACCAGAGTATAATGGTTATAAAGTATATTGGCAAGATGGTGGGCAGCTAGTACCACCACAGGATGGCGAAATTATAAACACTATAGAAGCATTAGCGTACAATCAGATTAACTTTAACGCTAACGAAGATTTAATTGAATATATTGATAAAACCATTGATGAGGCTTTTATAAAATCATCATTGGAAAATGCAACGTTTACGAGTAAGGAAGCTAAAAACGAGTTAAACATTGTATTTACTTCGCTACACGGTACTTCTATCAAACTGGTTCCTGATTTATTGGAAGCAGCAGGCTATAATAATGTACACATTGTTGCAGAACAAGCGGTACCCAATGGTGATTTCCCAACCGTAAAATCGCCAAATCCAGAAGAACCTGAAGCACTAAAAATGGCTACTGAACTGGCCGATAAAGTAAATGCTGATATTGTTATTGGTACCGACCCCGATAGCGACAGGCTGGGTGTAGCAGTACGCAACAACAATAATGAAATGGTGCTCCTTAATGGTAACCAAACCATGGTACTGATGACGCACTTTTTATTGGAGCAATGGAAAAAGAACGACAAATTAACGGGTAATGAGTTTATTGGCTCAACAATTGTATCTACCCCAATGATGATGGAATTGGCTACTGCCTACGGTATAGAATGCAAAGTGGGCTTAACAGGCTTTAAATGGATTGCCAAAATGATAAAAGATTTCCCAGACCAACAGTTTATTGGTGGTGGCGAAGAAAGTTTTGGCTATATGGTAGGCGATGCAGTGCGCGATAAAGATGCAGTTACCTCTACACTACTGGTATGCGAAATAGCAGCACAGGCAAAAGCAAACGGAAGCTCTTTGTATAAAGAGTTATTAAAATTATATACCGAGTTTGGGTACTATAAAGAAACGCTTATTTCGTTAACCAAAAAAGGTATTGAAGGTGCACAAGAGATAAAACAGATGATGGTTGACCTACGTGAGAACCCGATGAGCGAAATTAACGGGCAGCGTGTAGTTATGGTAGAAGATTATCAAGCAGGTACAGCAAAAAACCTGCTTACAAATGAGGAAGAGGAACTATACCTACCAAAATCTAACGTACTAATTTACTACCTAGAAGATGGTAGTAAAATATGTGCTAGACCAAGCGGTACCGAACCTAAAATTAAATTTTACTTTAGTGTAAACGATACACTAGATAATGTTGACAATTTTAAAAGCGTGGAAGCCAATCTTACTAAAAGAGTTGAAAACATTATAAAAGCAATGAATCTTATTTAATGAGTAACTTCAAAAAAATTGTTCGCTTTGCAATACCTTATAAAAAGTATGCCTACTTAAACATATTTTTTAATGTTCTGTATGCACTATTCAGTACACTATCGTTCATTGCACTTATACCAATGATAGAAGTAATTTTTGACGATACAAAACAACGTACAACAGAACCTGTATATACCGATATTACAGATATTAAAGTGTATTTAAGCGAGTACCTCAATTACTTTGTAACAACAACCAATGCTACTAAAGGTGTAGAGTACACACTTGGGGCTATGGTAATTGTTATTATAAGTATATTTTTATTAAAAAACCTAGCCAACTACATGGCACTATTTTTCTCTACTTTTTTACGCAATGGTGTATTACGAGATTTGAGAAATGCCATGTATCAAAAAATAATAGAATTACCACTCGCATTTTATTCTGAAAAAAGAAAGGGCGATGTAATTGCCCGTATGTCATCCGATGTAAACGAGGTACAGCAGTCGTACCTTTCTATATTAGAACTTATTGTAAAAGAACCACTTACCATATTATTTTCAATAGGGATGATGCTTTTTATAAGCGTTAAACTCACAATATTTGTATTCATTTTTATACCAATATCAGGATTTATTATATCTCGTATAGGTAAATCGCTCAAGAAAAACTCAGGTAAAGCACAACAAGAACAAGGTACATTTTTATCGATAATTGAAGAAACGCTTGGCGGACTTAAAGTGATTAAGAGTTTTACTTCGGAAAAATACTTTACCGACAAGTTCAATACCTCATCAGAAAGACACTATAAACTATCCAATAAAATACTCAACAAACAATACCTAGCCTCCCCAATGAGTGAGTTTATGGGTATTGCTGTAATTGCTGTAATTTTATGGTATGGTGGGCATATGGTTTTAGTAGAGGAAAGCTTGGCAGGTGGAGCATTTATCGGCTATATGGGGCTTGCCTATAACATACTTACCCCTGCAAAAGCAATATCTAAAGCGTCGTATAACATTAAAAAAGGAAATGCTGCCGCAGATAGGCTTATGGAAATATTGGAGCAGGAAAACCCTATAGAAGATAAAAAAGGTGCGCTCGAAAAAGCTGAGTTTGGAAGTAGTATTGTTATCGAAAACATTAACTTTAAATACGAAGAGGAGAATGTACTACACAACTTCTCGTTAACCGTACCTAAAGGGCAAACTGTTGCATTGGTAGGACAATCGGGGAGTGGAAAAAGTACTATTGCCAACCTACTTACTCGTTTTTACGATGTACAAGAAGGTAGTATAAAAATAGACGGTATTGATATAAAAGAGTACAAACTTAATGCCTTAAGAAAGCTCATGGGGCTTGTAACGCAAGATAGCATACTTTTTAACGACACTATATACAATAACGTTGGTTTGGGTAAGGAGGATGCCTCTGAGCAGGAAGTTATTGATGCCCTTAAAATTGCAAATGCCTACGAGTTTGTAAAAGATTTACCCGAAGGCATACACACCAACATAGGCGATAGCGGTAACAAATTAAGTGGTGGGCAACGGCAACGTTTAAGTATAGCGCGTGCCGTACTTAAAAATCCACCTATTATGGTGTTGGACGAAGCAACATCGGCACTAGATACCGAAAGCGAAAGGCTGGTACAACAAGCATTGGAAAACATGATGCAAAATCGTACATCGGTAGTAATAGCACACCGACTATCTACCATACAGAAAGCAGACAGAATTATTGTAATGCAAAAAGGGCGTATTGTTGAGCAAGGCACACACGACGAGCTTATTGCCTTTAATGGTAACTACAAAAAGCTAGTAATGATGCAAAGTTTTGAGTAAACTGTATTAATACCATAACTACTAATAGCTGCAAATTTGCAGCTATTTTTGTATATTTTTATACGGACAACTAATAACAGTATAGTAACCAAATATATAATGTAACATTTGTACATTTGATACTTGTAAAAGTTTAGATATAACTATGTTTATACCTCAAAAAAATATAAGCCTGCCAGACCCTGATACTGTGGTATGGAAGTACTTAGATCTTTCTAAGTTTTTAGATTTATTGCTTTGTAAAAAGCTCTTTATGGCGCGTGCCGATAAGTTTAAAGACCAATACGAAGGTACGTTTAGTGAGCCTACATATGGCGAAATGAAAAAAATTGCGCAAAACAATCCTGAGTTTTTAGAGCGGTATAAAAAGCACCGTGAAAAAGTGGTTATTAGCAGTTGGCACCTCAACGAACACGAATCGTATGCCATGTGGCAGATATTTACGCAAAATACCGAAGGACTAGCCATACAATCTACCATAGGGCGGTTACAACAAGCACTAAAATCGGATACTGATTATGAGCAGCATATTGGTGCCGTAAATTATATTGACTATAAAAAAGAGTTTATACCCTTTGATGATATTTTCTTCCCGTTTTTATACAAAAGAAAGAGTTTTCAGTACGAGGGAGAGGTACGCATTATATCTGACCATACTAAATATGGTAAAAGTATTAGGGATGGGGTAAAAATTAATGTTGATATTAATTGCCTTATCGAGAGGATATATATACACCCAAAATCGGAAAATTGGTATAAAAACCTTGTTTTCCAGCTTATGGAACAACTAGGGTTTAACTTTACTATTGAAAAATCAGATTTGGAGAGCGATAT
The Flavobacterium litorale genome window above contains:
- a CDS encoding thermonuclease family protein, with the translated sequence MAKRQHRGGRSRKYPIWVIIVLLIVSIYSVVRNNDNKSNTGRDGYVEKNYKKAKKPFRSLKTFTGKVVGISDGDTFDVLYEGYAERVRLAEIDCPEKKQAFGKAAKKYASDLCFGKIVTVASGGKRDRYGRVVGTVITKEGINVNEALIQAGLAWHYKDYSDSDALAEMENKARVEKVGLWSAKNPVAPWQYRKNRRNRSR
- a CDS encoding GlmU family protein codes for the protein MNYILFDGTVRNALLPFTFTRPVADIRMGILTIREKWEKHLGYTTTTLTEEYLMQKYPMVEMEENIMINASFLPTVDMVAMIQGLKENQAIFHGEEVIAFYTKDTQEEVDFDTYESIEYTENCLRLENTWDIFQKNDAAIREDFALLTEGRTSQPIPTSINTIAPENIFIEKGAKLEFVTLNASGGPIYIGKDTEIMENSVIRGPFALCEGAQVKLATKVYGATTVGPHSRIGGEVNNSVLFGYSNKGHDGFLGNSVLGEWCNLGADTNNSNLKNNYDEVKLWSYEKEGFAKTGTQFCGLMMGDHSKCGINTMFNTGTVVGVSTNIFGSGFPRNFVPSFSWGGASGFTTYITKKAFITAEIVMARRKVAFTPEDAAIMEHIFEETKKWRKE
- a CDS encoding type B 50S ribosomal protein L31; protein product: MKKGIHPENYRLVAFKDMSNDDVFITKSTADTKDTIEVDGVEYPVVKMEISRTSHPFYTGKSKLIDTAGRIDKFKNKYAKFKK
- a CDS encoding DUF4199 domain-containing protein — its product is MKEAIKKNGINFGIIIGVVSILISTLLYIIDLELMVSIWVGIIIFLVSLGIGIFAVAKSKKELGGFISFKEAFTVFFISMAISAAISNLFMYGLFNFVDPDAKAELSELVIKKTVTMMQDMGAPSDSIKETAKQLKETDNFSPLSLLKSYVGGLVFHIIIGLIVAAAMKKNKPEFEN
- a CDS encoding glycosyltransferase family 2 protein — protein: MNLSIVIPLLNEEESLSELHQWIVTVMTANNYSYEIIFIDDGSTDSSWQKITHLSKTNKNVKAIRFLHNYGKSQALHAGFAKAQGEVIITMDADLQDSPEEIPALYDMVMHKEFDLVSGWKKKRYDSVLTKNMPSKLFNWAARKTSGVKLHDFNCGLKAYKNTVVKNIEVSGEMHRYIPVLAKNAGFSNIGEKVVVHQARKYGTTKFGMERFINGFLDLITIWFISRFGKRPMHLFGALGVLMFVIGLLSAVYIGITKLYKLYNNEPAILVTSNPWFYIALTTMIIGTQLFLAGFLGEIILRTKNNEERYKVSETL
- a CDS encoding phospho-sugar mutase, which encodes MDIDKSILEKVNVWLTPDFDTDTQNTIREMMTASPKELEESFYKNLEFGTGGMRGIMGPGTNRINKYTLGKATQGLSDYIKKSFPNEQAKVAIAYDCRHNSDTLAKVVADVFSANGIKVFLFSDMRPTPELSFALKHLDCHAGIVLTASHNPPEYNGYKVYWQDGGQLVPPQDGEIINTIEALAYNQINFNANEDLIEYIDKTIDEAFIKSSLENATFTSKEAKNELNIVFTSLHGTSIKLVPDLLEAAGYNNVHIVAEQAVPNGDFPTVKSPNPEEPEALKMATELADKVNADIVIGTDPDSDRLGVAVRNNNNEMVLLNGNQTMVLMTHFLLEQWKKNDKLTGNEFIGSTIVSTPMMMELATAYGIECKVGLTGFKWIAKMIKDFPDQQFIGGGEESFGYMVGDAVRDKDAVTSTLLVCEIAAQAKANGSSLYKELLKLYTEFGYYKETLISLTKKGIEGAQEIKQMMVDLRENPMSEINGQRVVMVEDYQAGTAKNLLTNEEEELYLPKSNVLIYYLEDGSKICARPSGTEPKIKFYFSVNDTLDNVDNFKSVEANLTKRVENIIKAMNLI